A region from the Variovorax sp. RKNM96 genome encodes:
- a CDS encoding disulfide bond formation protein B: MIDWYFGAPRRALGLICLACVLMLAFGLYLQHVVGLEPCPMCIVQRYALVLVAIFTGLAAIFRNRALQVTGGVLALVSAVGGAYTAASQSWLQWYPPEVVSCGRDLYGMIETFPLKRALPLIFRGGGDCSKVDWTLFGLTLANWSFVAFVVLSLLLITLLLRRRTAR, from the coding sequence TTGATCGATTGGTACTTCGGCGCGCCGCGCCGCGCGCTCGGGCTGATCTGCCTGGCCTGTGTCCTCATGCTGGCCTTCGGGCTCTACCTGCAGCACGTGGTGGGGCTCGAGCCTTGCCCCATGTGCATCGTGCAACGGTATGCGCTGGTGCTGGTGGCCATCTTCACGGGGCTGGCCGCCATCTTCCGCAACCGCGCGCTGCAGGTGACGGGCGGGGTGCTGGCGCTGGTGTCGGCGGTGGGCGGCGCCTACACGGCGGCCTCGCAAAGCTGGCTGCAGTGGTATCCGCCCGAAGTCGTGTCCTGCGGGCGCGACCTCTACGGGATGATCGAGACCTTTCCGCTCAAGCGGGCGCTGCCGCTGATCTTCCGTGGCGGCGGCGACTGCTCCAAGGTCGACTGGACGCTGTTCGGCCTGACGCTGGCGAACTGGTCGTTCGTGGCGTTCGTGGTTCTCTCGCTGCTGTTGATCACGCTGCTCCTGCGCCGCCGCACCGCGCGCTGA
- a CDS encoding sulfate ABC transporter ATP-binding protein, giving the protein MSIEIRNISKQFGDFRALRNVNLDVESGELVALLGPSGCGKTTLLRIIAGLETADTGSILFSGEDTTDVHVRERQVGFVFQHYALFRHMTVFENVAFGPRVKPRKERPSEAQIKAKVTDLLKLVQLDWLADRYPSQLSGGQRQRIALARALAVEPKVLLLDEPFGALDAKVRKELRRWLRRLHDELHVTSIFVTHDQEEALEVADRVVVINKGQIEQVGSPQDVWDKPASPFVYGFLGDVNLFHGRADNGQVQLDGMRLDSPEHSGARDAKAMAYVRPHDLDVTRYVSGAAGIVATLSRAIVVGPIARLELEPTESNPDNPGSGTIIEAQLPAQQFRDLGLKEGDTVVANPRKARVFVEEDWVSP; this is encoded by the coding sequence ATGAGCATCGAAATCCGCAACATCAGCAAGCAGTTCGGCGACTTCCGCGCGCTGCGCAACGTGAACCTCGACGTGGAGTCGGGCGAGCTCGTCGCGCTGCTCGGCCCCTCGGGCTGTGGCAAGACCACGCTGCTGCGCATCATCGCGGGGCTGGAGACGGCCGACACCGGCAGCATCCTGTTCTCGGGCGAGGACACCACCGACGTGCATGTGCGCGAACGCCAGGTGGGCTTCGTGTTCCAGCACTACGCGCTGTTCCGCCACATGACCGTGTTCGAGAACGTCGCCTTCGGCCCGCGCGTGAAGCCGCGCAAGGAGCGCCCGAGCGAAGCGCAGATCAAGGCCAAGGTGACCGACCTGCTCAAGCTGGTGCAGCTCGACTGGCTGGCCGACCGCTACCCGTCGCAGCTCTCGGGCGGCCAGCGCCAGCGCATTGCGCTCGCCCGCGCGCTCGCGGTGGAGCCCAAGGTGCTGTTGCTCGACGAGCCCTTCGGCGCGCTCGACGCCAAGGTGCGCAAGGAATTGCGCCGCTGGCTGCGCCGGCTGCACGACGAACTGCACGTCACCTCGATCTTCGTCACGCACGACCAGGAAGAGGCGCTCGAAGTGGCCGACCGCGTGGTGGTCATCAACAAGGGGCAGATCGAGCAGGTCGGCTCGCCGCAGGACGTGTGGGACAAGCCCGCGAGTCCTTTTGTCTACGGGTTCCTCGGCGACGTGAACCTGTTCCATGGCCGCGCCGACAACGGCCAGGTGCAGCTCGATGGCATGCGCCTCGACTCGCCCGAGCACAGCGGTGCGCGCGATGCCAAGGCCATGGCCTACGTTCGTCCCCATGACCTGGATGTGACACGCTACGTGTCGGGCGCCGCCGGCATCGTCGCTACGCTGTCGCGCGCTATCGTCGTCGGCCCGATCGCGCGGCTGGAACTTGAGCCCACCGAATCGAATCCAGATAATCCGGGCTCCGGAACCATCATCGAGGCGCAACTCCCTGCGCAACAGTTCCGTGACCTGGGCTTGAAGGAGGGCGACACCGTCGTCGCCAATCCGCGCAAGGCCAGGGTGTTCGTAGAAGAAGATTGGGTGTCTCCTTGA
- a CDS encoding peroxiredoxin, translating to MATLRLGDTAPNFTQDSSEGPLDFYQWAGDSWVVFFSHPADFTPVCTTELGKTAALSGEFAKRGVKPIALSVDPATKHKEWIGDINETQNTTVNFPIIADADRKVADLYDLIHPNASATATVRSVFIIDPKKVIRTTITYPASTGRNFDEIIRVIDSLQLTDSHKVATPVNWKDGDDVVIIPSIQDPAELAERFPKGFKAVKPYLRITPQPNK from the coding sequence ATGGCTACTCTGCGACTCGGCGACACCGCCCCCAATTTCACCCAGGACTCCAGCGAAGGCCCTCTCGACTTCTATCAGTGGGCTGGCGATTCATGGGTCGTGTTCTTCTCACATCCGGCCGATTTCACGCCCGTGTGCACCACCGAACTGGGCAAGACGGCGGCGCTGTCGGGCGAATTCGCCAAGCGCGGCGTCAAGCCCATCGCGCTGAGCGTCGATCCGGCCACCAAGCACAAGGAATGGATCGGCGACATCAACGAAACGCAGAACACCACCGTCAACTTCCCGATCATTGCGGATGCCGACCGCAAGGTGGCCGACCTGTACGACCTGATCCACCCGAACGCCTCGGCCACGGCCACCGTTCGCAGCGTGTTCATCATCGATCCGAAGAAGGTGATCCGCACCACCATCACCTACCCGGCATCGACCGGCCGCAACTTCGACGAAATCATCCGCGTGATCGACTCGCTGCAGCTCACCGACAGCCACAAGGTCGCCACCCCCGTGAACTGGAAGGACGGCGATGACGTGGTCATCATCCCCAGCATCCAGGACCCGGCCGAACTCGCCGAGCGCTTCCCCAAGGGCTTCAAGGCCGTGAAGCCTTACCTGCGCATCACGCCGCAGCCCAACAAGTAA
- the cysT gene encoding sulfate ABC transporter permease subunit CysT has protein sequence MSGAVSSALPSAGAPFSRANRAGGAKRVLPGFHITLGFSILYLSLIVLIPLSALVFRTFTLTWDQFWVAVTAPRVMASYRLTFGASLIAAVVNAVFGLLVAWVLVRYKFPGKRIVDALVDLPFALPTAVAGISLTALLAGNGWIGQLLEPHGIKLAFTPAGIVIALIFIGLPFVVRTVQPVLEDAEKELEEAATSLGATRLQTFTKVIFPSIAPALLTGFAMAFARAIGEYGSVIFIAGNMPMISEITPLIIIGKLEQYDYAGATAVALVMLVISFLLLLVINGLQAWQRRRAGA, from the coding sequence ATGAGCGGCGCAGTCTCTTCGGCGCTCCCGTCCGCGGGAGCGCCTTTTTCGCGTGCCAACCGGGCAGGGGGCGCCAAGCGCGTGCTGCCGGGTTTTCACATCACGCTCGGCTTCTCCATCCTCTACCTCAGCCTGATCGTGCTGATCCCGCTGTCGGCGCTGGTCTTCCGGACCTTCACGCTGACCTGGGACCAGTTCTGGGTGGCCGTGACCGCGCCGCGCGTGATGGCCTCCTACCGCCTGACCTTCGGCGCCTCGCTGATCGCGGCGGTGGTGAATGCGGTGTTCGGCCTGCTGGTGGCCTGGGTGCTGGTGCGCTACAAGTTTCCTGGCAAGCGCATCGTCGATGCGCTGGTCGACCTGCCGTTCGCACTGCCGACGGCCGTGGCCGGCATCTCGCTCACGGCGCTGCTCGCGGGCAACGGCTGGATCGGGCAACTGCTCGAGCCGCACGGCATCAAGCTGGCCTTCACGCCGGCGGGCATCGTGATCGCGCTGATCTTCATCGGGCTGCCGTTCGTGGTGCGCACCGTGCAGCCGGTGCTGGAAGACGCCGAGAAGGAACTCGAAGAAGCCGCCACCTCGCTCGGCGCGACGCGGCTGCAGACCTTCACCAAGGTGATCTTTCCGTCGATTGCGCCGGCGCTGCTCACCGGCTTTGCCATGGCCTTCGCGCGTGCCATCGGCGAATACGGCTCGGTGATCTTCATCGCCGGCAACATGCCGATGATCTCGGAGATCACGCCGCTCATCATCATCGGCAAGCTGGAGCAGTACGACTACGCGGGCGCCACCGCGGTTGCGCTGGTGATGCTGGTCATTTCGTTCCTGCTGCTCCTGGTCATCAACGGCCTGCAAGCATGGCAACGCCGCAGGGCGGGGGCCTGA
- a CDS encoding alpha/beta hydrolase, producing the protein MQTRVVIVPGWRDSGPGHWQSLWEERIPGAARVVQDDWASPKRDAWVPALAKLVLETPGPVVIAAHSLGCIATAHLPPEAAARIQGALLVAPADPERRAVLSDFAPVPYATLPYRSIVVASSNDPYCPIRLAGAYSRAWGSEFVRMQNAGHINIDSGHGDWPLGLALLQSLTDEPAAWSAGRDFSETLATT; encoded by the coding sequence ATGCAGACGCGCGTCGTCATCGTGCCGGGCTGGAGGGATTCCGGGCCTGGCCATTGGCAGAGCCTGTGGGAAGAGCGCATTCCGGGCGCCGCGCGGGTGGTGCAGGACGACTGGGCCTCGCCCAAGCGCGACGCCTGGGTGCCGGCGCTTGCCAAGCTGGTGCTCGAGACGCCCGGCCCGGTGGTGATCGCGGCGCACAGCCTGGGCTGTATCGCCACCGCGCACCTGCCGCCCGAGGCCGCCGCCCGCATCCAGGGCGCGCTGCTGGTGGCCCCGGCCGACCCCGAGCGCCGCGCGGTGCTGTCCGACTTCGCGCCCGTGCCCTACGCCACGCTGCCGTACCGCAGCATCGTGGTGGCCAGCAGCAACGACCCCTACTGTCCCATCCGCCTGGCGGGTGCATATTCGCGGGCCTGGGGCAGCGAATTCGTGCGCATGCAGAATGCGGGCCATATCAACATCGATTCGGGGCACGGAGACTGGCCGCTCGGCCTGGCCTTGCTCCAATCCTTGACCGACGAGCCCGCCGCCTGGTCGGCGGGCCGTGATTTTTCAGAAACCTTGGCAACCACATGA
- the cysW gene encoding sulfate ABC transporter permease subunit CysW, producing MSAPSKVIRRAQAGTTEAAWVRWTLIGIALAFMFLFLVLPLAAVATEALRKGASAYFEALKEPDAWSAIRLTLITAAIAVPLNLVFGVAAAWAVAKFEFRGKAFLTTLIDLPFAVSPVVAGLIYVLVFGAQGWIGPWLAEHDIKIIFAVPGIVLATVFVTFPFIARELIPLMQAQGTDEEQAAIVLGATGWQTFWRVTLPNIKWGLLYGVILCNARAMGEFGAVSVVSGHIRGQTNTMPLHVEVLYNEYQSVAAFAVASLLAILALVTLVIKSVIEWRHEREMKAIAELPPERPPEATAA from the coding sequence ATGAGCGCACCTTCCAAAGTCATTCGCCGCGCGCAGGCCGGCACCACCGAAGCGGCCTGGGTCCGCTGGACGCTAATCGGCATTGCGCTCGCGTTCATGTTCCTCTTCCTCGTGCTGCCGCTGGCCGCCGTGGCGACCGAGGCGCTGCGCAAGGGCGCCTCGGCGTACTTCGAAGCACTGAAGGAGCCCGACGCCTGGAGCGCCATCCGCCTCACGCTGATCACGGCGGCCATCGCGGTGCCGTTGAACCTGGTGTTCGGCGTGGCGGCCGCCTGGGCGGTTGCCAAGTTCGAGTTCCGCGGCAAGGCCTTTCTCACCACGCTGATCGACCTGCCGTTCGCGGTGTCGCCGGTGGTGGCGGGCCTGATCTACGTGCTGGTGTTCGGTGCGCAGGGCTGGATCGGCCCGTGGCTGGCCGAGCACGACATCAAGATCATCTTCGCCGTGCCCGGCATCGTGCTGGCGACCGTGTTCGTGACCTTCCCCTTCATCGCGCGCGAACTGATCCCGCTGATGCAGGCGCAGGGCACCGACGAGGAGCAGGCGGCCATCGTGCTCGGCGCGACCGGCTGGCAGACCTTCTGGCGCGTGACGCTGCCCAACATCAAGTGGGGCCTGCTGTACGGCGTGATCCTCTGCAATGCGCGCGCCATGGGCGAGTTCGGCGCGGTGTCGGTGGTGTCGGGCCACATCCGCGGCCAGACCAACACCATGCCGCTGCATGTGGAAGTGCTCTACAACGAATACCAGTCGGTGGCTGCGTTCGCCGTGGCTTCGCTGCTGGCGATCCTGGCGCTGGTCACGCTGGTGATCAAGTCGGTGATCGAGTGGCGCCATGAGCGCGAGATGAAAGCCATCGCCGAACTGCCGCCCGAGCGTCCCCCGGAAGCCACGGCCGCCTGA
- a CDS encoding LysR family transcriptional regulator has translation MQDLNDMVFFAEVAERGGFAAASRALGIPKSRLSRRVAELEERLGVQLMQRSTRRLSLTPAGEIYLRHAAAMRDAAQAAAESVAQVQNEPSGLVRLSVPITMAYSGVAQLLPLFMERYPAVRVDVRVINRPVDLIEEGFDIALRVRPVVEESATLVAKVLGTGRGVLVASPALMERQGPVETPADLARLDTMAMSVNGEGRAEWRLSGPKGKAYVHTHTPRYVADDIATLQIAAIAGIGATLLPGYMCADDIEAGRLVKVLCDWGPEDAVAHMVFPPRRALVPAVRRLIDFLFEHLQGIEGAPLLRPDGEPCNSHPVMRKTP, from the coding sequence ATGCAAGACCTCAACGACATGGTTTTTTTCGCTGAAGTGGCCGAGCGGGGCGGTTTCGCTGCCGCCAGCCGGGCGCTCGGCATTCCCAAGTCGCGGCTCTCCCGCCGCGTGGCGGAACTGGAGGAGCGCCTGGGCGTTCAGCTGATGCAGCGCAGCACCCGGCGCCTGTCGCTCACGCCAGCGGGCGAGATCTACCTGCGGCACGCCGCCGCCATGCGCGACGCGGCGCAGGCCGCGGCCGAGTCGGTGGCGCAGGTACAGAACGAGCCGAGCGGGCTGGTGCGGCTGAGCGTTCCGATCACGATGGCGTACAGCGGGGTGGCCCAGTTGCTGCCGCTCTTCATGGAACGCTACCCGGCGGTGCGGGTCGACGTGCGGGTCATCAATCGCCCGGTGGACCTGATCGAAGAGGGCTTCGACATCGCGCTGCGCGTGCGGCCCGTGGTCGAGGAAAGCGCCACGCTGGTGGCCAAGGTCCTGGGCACCGGCCGCGGGGTGCTGGTGGCCAGCCCGGCGCTGATGGAGCGGCAAGGGCCGGTGGAGACGCCTGCCGACCTGGCGCGGCTGGACACCATGGCGATGTCGGTCAACGGCGAGGGCCGCGCCGAATGGCGGCTCTCGGGCCCGAAAGGCAAGGCCTACGTCCACACGCACACGCCGCGCTACGTGGCGGACGACATCGCCACGCTGCAGATCGCCGCGATCGCCGGCATCGGCGCCACGCTGCTGCCGGGCTACATGTGCGCGGACGACATCGAGGCCGGCCGGCTGGTGAAGGTGCTGTGCGACTGGGGACCGGAGGACGCCGTCGCGCACATGGTGTTTCCGCCGCGGCGCGCGCTGGTGCCGGCGGTGCGGCGCCTGATCGATTTCCTGTTCGAGCACCTGCAGGGCATCGAGGGGGCGCCTTTGCTCAGGCCGGACGGGGAACCCTGCAATTCACACCCCGTTATGCGGAAAACGCCATAA
- a CDS encoding sulfate ABC transporter substrate-binding protein: MTSRIKTFVAVLALASSALAGSSAFAQGTTLLNASYDVAREFYKDYNAAFVAHYKKATGKDVKVDQSHGGSSAQARSVADGLDADVVTMNTSTDIDFLANAGVVAKDWTKKFPENASPTTSTMLFLVRNGNPKGIKDWDDLVKPGIQVVIVNPKTGGNGRYAYLAAWGYIKKKGGTDAQAAEFVGKLFKNTPVLARGGRDATTAFLQRNIGDALITFESEVVSIDREFGTGKVDSVYPSISIVAENPVAVVERTVAKKGTGELAKAYLDWLYSEEAQEIAAKHALRPRSQAVLKKYAATFKPLQLFTVQELFGSLGEAQKVHFNDGGQFDKLYTPGAK, from the coding sequence ATGACTTCCAGAATCAAGACCTTCGTCGCCGTGCTCGCGCTGGCGTCCTCCGCACTCGCCGGCAGCAGCGCCTTTGCACAAGGCACCACGCTGCTGAACGCCTCGTACGACGTGGCCCGCGAGTTCTACAAGGACTACAACGCAGCGTTCGTGGCGCACTACAAGAAGGCCACCGGCAAGGACGTGAAGGTCGACCAGTCGCATGGCGGCTCCAGCGCGCAGGCGCGGTCGGTGGCCGACGGCCTCGATGCCGACGTGGTGACCATGAACACCTCGACCGACATCGATTTCCTGGCCAATGCCGGTGTGGTCGCCAAGGACTGGACCAAGAAATTCCCCGAGAACGCATCGCCGACCACCTCGACCATGCTGTTCCTCGTGCGCAACGGCAACCCCAAGGGCATCAAGGACTGGGACGACCTGGTCAAGCCCGGCATCCAGGTCGTGATCGTCAACCCCAAGACCGGCGGCAACGGCCGCTACGCCTACCTGGCGGCCTGGGGCTACATCAAGAAGAAGGGCGGCACCGATGCGCAGGCCGCCGAGTTCGTGGGCAAGCTCTTCAAGAACACGCCGGTGCTGGCACGCGGCGGCCGCGACGCCACCACCGCCTTCCTGCAACGCAACATCGGCGATGCGCTGATCACCTTCGAATCGGAAGTGGTCTCCATCGACCGCGAATTCGGCACCGGCAAGGTCGACTCGGTGTACCCGTCGATCAGCATCGTGGCCGAGAACCCGGTCGCCGTGGTCGAGCGCACCGTCGCCAAGAAGGGCACCGGCGAACTCGCCAAGGCCTACCTCGACTGGCTCTACTCCGAAGAAGCACAGGAAATCGCCGCCAAGCACGCGCTGCGTCCGCGCTCGCAGGCCGTGCTCAAGAAGTACGCCGCAACGTTCAAGCCGCTGCAGCTCTTCACGGTGCAGGAACTGTTCGGCAGCCTCGGCGAAGCACAGAAGGTGCACTTCAACGACGGCGGCCAGTTCGACAAGCTCTACACGCCCGGCGCGAAGTAA
- the macA gene encoding macrolide transporter subunit MacA, whose amino-acid sequence MPNTPPRRSRKVLLGIAALVVLAVIAFFWLSPAKKTEYLTATVQRTDLENAVLATGVLQALRQVEVGAQVSGQLKSLKVVLGQTVKKGDWLAEIDPVISQNTFAQEQAKLDNLQAQKLAKEVRIKQAQLTWTRQQEMLAQDAAAKQDMESADAELRALRADGVSLEAQIRQQRLALASAQTNLSYTRIVAPIDGDVVSISTLEGQTVVAAFQVPTLMKLADLSTMTVKAQVSEADVVRVKPGQPVYFTILGDPDKRYYGTLRAVQPSPEKINNAVFFNALFDVPNPDRTLRVDMTAQVAIMLGEAKQALTVPLTALGARDKDGRQEVRVLKPDHTVEKRQVRVGISNNFQAQVLEGLKEGDTVITGDASALDPASSGEGGGSRGKRQ is encoded by the coding sequence ATGCCTAACACCCCCCCGCGGCGATCGCGCAAAGTCCTTCTCGGTATTGCAGCGCTCGTCGTCCTGGCCGTGATCGCTTTCTTCTGGCTGAGCCCGGCCAAGAAGACCGAATACCTCACCGCCACGGTGCAGCGCACCGACCTCGAGAACGCGGTGCTTGCCACCGGCGTGCTGCAGGCACTCAGGCAGGTGGAGGTGGGCGCGCAGGTCAGCGGCCAGCTCAAGTCGCTCAAGGTGGTGCTGGGCCAGACGGTGAAGAAGGGCGATTGGCTCGCCGAGATCGACCCAGTCATTTCGCAGAACACCTTCGCGCAGGAGCAGGCCAAGCTCGACAACCTGCAGGCGCAGAAGCTCGCGAAGGAAGTGCGGATCAAGCAGGCCCAGCTCACCTGGACCCGGCAGCAGGAAATGCTCGCGCAGGACGCGGCCGCGAAGCAGGACATGGAAAGCGCCGACGCCGAACTGCGCGCGCTGCGTGCCGACGGCGTCTCTCTGGAAGCGCAGATCCGCCAGCAGAGGCTGGCTCTGGCCTCCGCGCAGACCAACCTCTCGTACACCCGCATCGTCGCGCCCATCGACGGCGACGTGGTCTCCATCAGCACGCTCGAAGGCCAGACCGTGGTGGCTGCCTTCCAGGTGCCCACGCTGATGAAGCTGGCCGACCTGTCCACCATGACGGTGAAGGCGCAGGTCTCCGAGGCCGACGTGGTGCGTGTGAAGCCGGGGCAGCCGGTGTACTTCACCATCCTGGGCGACCCTGACAAGCGCTACTACGGCACGCTGCGCGCGGTGCAGCCGTCGCCCGAGAAGATCAACAACGCGGTGTTCTTCAATGCGCTGTTCGACGTGCCCAACCCCGACCGCACGCTGCGCGTCGACATGACGGCACAGGTGGCGATCATGCTCGGCGAGGCCAAGCAGGCGCTGACCGTGCCGCTCACCGCGCTCGGCGCGCGCGACAAGGACGGCCGCCAGGAAGTGCGCGTGCTCAAGCCCGACCACACCGTGGAAAAGCGCCAGGTGCGCGTGGGCATCAGCAACAACTTCCAGGCGCAGGTGCTCGAGGGGTTGAAGGAGGGCGACACCGTCATCACCGGCGATGCCTCGGCGCTCGACCCGGCGAGCAGCGGCGAAGGCGGCGGCAGCAGAGGAAAGCGCCAGTGA